A single genomic interval of Colius striatus isolate bColStr4 chromosome 9, bColStr4.1.hap1, whole genome shotgun sequence harbors:
- the IL17B gene encoding interleukin-17B, with amino-acid sequence MVLVPEAKDQSKAAKGRRKGLARPPTAPPALSWAPDDPYTPMADYERSIQDMVRQLRNSSEPGDTKCQVNLRLWRSNQRSLSPWAYSINHDATRIPADIPEARCLCTGCINPFTLQEDRTMASIPIYSRLPVRRLLCQLPGELGHKASGKKCHKKYQMVMETIAVGCTCIF; translated from the exons ATGGTCCTGGTCCCTGAAGCGAAGGACCAAAGCAAGGCAGCGAAGGGCAGGAGAAAGGGCCTGGCAcggccccccacagcccctcctgccctctcctGGGCCCCAGACGACCCCTATACCCCCATGGCAGACTACGAGCGCAGCATCCAGGACATGGTGCGCCAGCTGAGGAACAGCTCTGAGCCGGGTGACACCAAGTGCCAGGTCAACTTGAGGCTCTGGAGGTCCAACCAGAGGAGCCTGTCCCCTTGGGCCTACAG caTAAACCACGACGCCACACGGATCCCGGCAGACATCCCCGAGGCTCGCTGCCTCTGCACCGGCTGCATCAACCCCTTCACGCTGCAGGAGGACCGCACCATGGCCAGCATCCCCATCTACAGCCGCCTGCCCGTCCGCCgcctgctctgccagctgccAGGAGAGCTGGGCCACAAGGCCTCTGGGAAGAAGTGTCACAAGAAGTACCAGATGGTCATGGAGACCATCGCTGTGGGCTGCACCTGCATCTTCTGA